A genomic window from Silvibacterium dinghuense includes:
- a CDS encoding glycoside hydrolase family 38 C-terminal domain-containing protein — protein sequence MRFPRPRTGSALLAFATLTLASFAQSTAKPDLTKEPTLYAVGYAHLDTEWRWEYPQVIDQYLRNTMEDNFKLFDKYPHYIFNFSGANRYRLMKEYFPQDFDKVKLYVNEGRWFPAGSSMEEGDVNAPSAEAIIRQILYGNEWFQKEFGKSSEEYMLPDCFGFPASLPTLLAHSGVKAFSTQKLTWGSSAPGGGPESLERTPEGTPFNVGVWVGPDGSTVMAALNPGAYSGSITTDLSKPFDPQPQSPAEQDLEKRISALETKLEQAQKDKKDDQEDLKEYFALRSEQQALAESREQRDLQRFQGDWAARVLNNGKVTGVFTDYHYYGTGDIGGAPHEESVKRLEAIIDKGTVDLPNPNGFYMRGDKRGEVETQVGLGPVHVISATAEQMFKDITPQEEAQLPRYTGEMELTNHSAGSLTSQAYQKRWIRKEELLAGAAEESSIAAQWLGVRAYPMERLNNAWTLAMAAHFHDLAAGTATPRAYNFAWNDDVIAMNQFSDVLKSATEGVAAALDTDGAGVPVVVFNQLNIARQDLVEAKVEFSGGLPKEVHVVGADGKASPAQIVDGKVVFAASVPSVGYAVYHVLPGAVAAESKLSVSEHSLENTYYKVTIDENGDVSSIYDKQAKQELLRAPARLSLNYDNPQQWPAWNMDWDQEQAKPREYVSGPAKIRVVENGPVRVAVEVTRETAGSRFVQTISLAAGDAGKRVQFGNVIDWATRERNLKAEFPLTAANEMATYNWDVGTIQRPSATPKKFEVPSHQWVDLTDMSGKFGATILTDAKNGSDKPNDHTIRLTLLRTPGVAGGYTDEASQDIGHHEFTYGIAGHADGWREAQTDWQGQQLNAPLIGFESAKHVGTLGKSFSLVKVSSPRVRVMAVKKAEKSDEVVIRLVELDGKPLDDVKVSFAVPIVAAREVNGQEQPLGDATVKEGALVTSFGAYQPRAFALKLAASKTTVAPVKSEPVTLQYDTATATNDGTTTQAGFDGKGDALPAEMLPQEIAFNGVNFALAAAKTGAPNAITAKGQSITLPAGHYNRVYILAASADGDQKAVFTAGENKAELNIEDWGGFVGQWDDRIWSTNDVAHDNYGEMVGLKPGFIKRATLAWYASHHHDAAGKNVPYAYSYLFGYGIDLPAGAKTLTLPDNDKIRILAVSVAEENPEVKPAQPLYDVLPSPNAGAPDFSLTAPAKTSISQGRSAKSRLLILPRGSFDGDIALTASGLPEGVTASFEPATTKGSSVMTLTASASAAPVTGTVTITATSGELTHTTTMDLEVTPVLKNTVPVNLSSVYNVKGIYNDDTKFDPSDSFDGGCCALSAEALGSDPVGAGVIFKLGPANAPDAVTSKTVTLPEGQFASLKVLATGVEGTQKRQTFTVNYTDGTSSTFAQSLSDWASDASQKGESLAVEMPYRLTEDGGKDGNPFHVFAYSFTLDSGKKVKSVALPNNRNVVVLAITLVPGKE from the coding sequence ATGCGATTCCCGCGTCCGCGTACCGGATCTGCGCTGCTGGCCTTTGCGACTCTGACCCTTGCATCGTTTGCCCAATCAACGGCGAAGCCCGATCTGACCAAAGAGCCGACGCTCTATGCCGTGGGCTATGCGCACCTGGATACGGAATGGCGGTGGGAGTATCCGCAGGTGATCGACCAATATCTGCGGAATACCATGGAAGATAACTTCAAACTCTTCGATAAGTATCCCCATTACATCTTTAACTTCAGCGGCGCCAATCGCTATCGCCTGATGAAGGAGTACTTCCCGCAGGACTTCGACAAGGTCAAGCTCTATGTGAATGAGGGGCGCTGGTTCCCGGCCGGCTCGTCGATGGAAGAAGGCGACGTGAATGCTCCGAGCGCCGAGGCGATCATCCGCCAGATCCTGTATGGCAATGAGTGGTTCCAGAAGGAATTCGGCAAGTCGAGCGAAGAGTATATGCTGCCCGACTGCTTCGGGTTTCCGGCTTCGCTGCCCACGCTGCTCGCACATTCCGGCGTGAAGGCCTTTTCGACACAGAAGCTGACCTGGGGTTCGTCCGCACCCGGCGGCGGTCCAGAGTCGCTCGAGCGCACGCCGGAAGGCACGCCGTTTAATGTAGGCGTCTGGGTTGGTCCAGACGGCAGCACGGTGATGGCGGCGCTGAATCCGGGTGCCTACAGCGGCAGCATTACGACAGACCTCAGCAAGCCATTCGATCCGCAGCCGCAGAGCCCGGCCGAACAGGATCTGGAGAAGCGCATCAGCGCGCTCGAAACGAAGCTCGAACAGGCGCAGAAGGATAAGAAGGACGATCAGGAAGATCTGAAGGAGTACTTCGCGCTGCGCAGCGAACAGCAGGCGCTGGCCGAGTCCCGCGAGCAACGCGATCTGCAGCGTTTCCAGGGTGACTGGGCGGCGCGCGTACTGAACAACGGCAAGGTGACGGGCGTCTTCACGGACTATCACTACTACGGCACCGGTGACATCGGTGGTGCTCCGCACGAGGAGTCGGTCAAGCGTCTGGAAGCGATCATCGACAAGGGCACGGTGGATCTGCCGAACCCCAATGGCTTCTATATGCGCGGGGACAAGCGCGGTGAGGTAGAGACACAGGTGGGCCTTGGCCCGGTGCATGTGATTTCGGCAACCGCCGAGCAGATGTTCAAGGACATCACGCCGCAGGAAGAGGCGCAGTTGCCGCGCTATACCGGCGAAATGGAGCTGACGAACCACTCGGCCGGCTCGCTGACTTCGCAGGCTTATCAGAAGCGGTGGATTCGCAAGGAGGAATTGCTCGCTGGTGCGGCCGAGGAGTCGTCGATTGCGGCGCAGTGGCTGGGCGTGCGTGCATATCCGATGGAGCGGCTGAACAACGCGTGGACGCTGGCCATGGCGGCGCATTTTCACGATCTGGCAGCCGGTACGGCGACGCCGCGCGCCTATAACTTCGCATGGAATGACGATGTGATCGCGATGAACCAGTTCTCGGATGTGCTGAAGAGCGCGACCGAGGGCGTAGCCGCGGCACTGGATACGGACGGCGCCGGTGTCCCGGTCGTTGTATTTAACCAGTTAAATATCGCGCGGCAGGACCTGGTCGAGGCGAAGGTCGAGTTCTCCGGTGGTTTGCCGAAGGAAGTGCATGTCGTCGGTGCAGATGGCAAGGCGTCACCGGCGCAGATCGTGGACGGCAAAGTTGTGTTCGCAGCGAGCGTACCCTCGGTGGGCTACGCGGTGTATCACGTGCTTCCGGGCGCCGTGGCCGCAGAGTCGAAGCTGAGCGTGAGCGAGCACTCGCTTGAAAACACGTATTACAAGGTCACGATCGATGAGAATGGCGATGTCTCGAGCATCTACGACAAGCAGGCAAAGCAGGAGCTGCTGCGTGCGCCGGCACGGCTCTCTCTGAACTATGACAATCCGCAGCAGTGGCCGGCCTGGAACATGGATTGGGATCAGGAACAGGCCAAGCCGCGCGAGTACGTCTCGGGGCCGGCAAAGATTCGCGTGGTAGAAAACGGTCCGGTGCGCGTAGCGGTTGAGGTCACGCGTGAGACGGCCGGTTCGCGCTTCGTGCAGACGATCAGCCTTGCGGCTGGCGATGCAGGCAAGCGTGTTCAGTTCGGCAATGTGATCGACTGGGCTACGCGTGAGCGTAATCTGAAGGCGGAGTTCCCGCTGACAGCCGCGAACGAAATGGCGACGTATAACTGGGATGTAGGCACGATCCAGCGTCCGTCGGCGACGCCGAAGAAGTTTGAAGTGCCGAGCCATCAGTGGGTCGACCTGACCGACATGAGTGGCAAGTTCGGTGCGACCATCCTGACGGACGCGAAGAATGGATCGGACAAGCCGAACGATCACACCATCCGGCTGACGTTGCTGCGTACGCCGGGTGTGGCCGGCGGTTATACCGATGAAGCATCGCAGGATATCGGCCATCATGAATTCACCTATGGCATTGCCGGGCACGCGGATGGCTGGCGCGAAGCGCAGACCGACTGGCAGGGGCAGCAGCTGAATGCACCGCTGATCGGCTTTGAATCTGCAAAGCATGTGGGGACGCTGGGCAAGAGCTTCTCGCTGGTGAAGGTGAGCAGCCCGCGCGTGCGCGTGATGGCAGTGAAGAAGGCGGAGAAGAGCGACGAGGTGGTCATCCGCTTGGTCGAACTCGACGGTAAGCCGCTGGACGATGTAAAGGTGAGCTTCGCCGTGCCGATCGTGGCTGCGCGCGAGGTGAATGGTCAGGAGCAGCCGTTGGGCGATGCGACGGTGAAGGAGGGCGCGCTTGTCACGTCCTTCGGCGCTTACCAGCCGCGTGCTTTTGCGTTGAAGCTCGCGGCGTCGAAGACCACCGTTGCTCCGGTGAAGTCTGAGCCGGTGACACTGCAATATGACACCGCGACGGCTACGAATGACGGCACGACCACGCAGGCCGGTTTCGATGGCAAGGGCGATGCGCTTCCGGCAGAGATGCTGCCCCAGGAGATTGCCTTCAATGGCGTGAACTTCGCACTCGCCGCGGCAAAAACAGGCGCGCCGAATGCGATCACAGCCAAGGGGCAGTCGATCACGTTGCCCGCCGGACACTACAACCGCGTGTACATCCTGGCGGCGTCAGCCGACGGAGATCAGAAGGCTGTGTTTACTGCGGGTGAGAACAAGGCCGAGCTGAACATCGAAGACTGGGGCGGGTTCGTTGGACAGTGGGATGACCGCATCTGGAGCACGAACGACGTAGCGCACGATAACTACGGCGAGATGGTGGGGCTCAAGCCTGGCTTTATCAAGCGCGCGACGCTGGCCTGGTATGCGAGCCATCATCACGACGCGGCGGGCAAGAATGTGCCGTATGCGTATTCCTATCTGTTCGGTTACGGCATCGACCTGCCTGCAGGCGCGAAGACGCTGACGCTGCCGGATAACGACAAGATCCGCATCCTGGCTGTTTCCGTTGCAGAAGAGAACCCAGAGGTGAAGCCGGCACAGCCGCTTTATGATGTGCTGCCTTCCCCCAATGCGGGCGCACCGGACTTCTCGCTGACAGCTCCGGCTAAGACCTCGATCTCACAGGGCCGTTCCGCGAAGAGCAGACTGTTGATCCTGCCGCGGGGCAGCTTCGATGGCGATATCGCCCTTACGGCTTCGGGCCTGCCTGAGGGGGTGACGGCGAGCTTTGAGCCGGCGACGACGAAAGGCAGCAGTGTAATGACATTGACTGCTTCCGCATCAGCTGCTCCTGTCACAGGCACGGTTACAATTACCGCGACCTCCGGAGAGCTTACACACACTACGACGATGGATCTGGAGGTGACTCCGGTGCTGAAAAACACCGTGCCGGTGAATCTCTCTTCTGTCTATAACGTCAAGGGCATTTACAACGACGACACGAAATTCGATCCTTCGGACAGCTTTGATGGTGGCTGCTGTGCTCTCTCCGCTGAGGCACTGGGCAGCGATCCGGTGGGCGCTGGTGTGATCTTCAAGCTTGGCCCCGCGAATGCTCCGGATGCGGTGACGAGCAAGACGGTGACATTGCCGGAGGGACAGTTCGCAAGTCTGAAGGTCCTGGCAACTGGCGTGGAAGGCACGCAGAAGCGCCAGACCTTCACGGTGAACTACACCGATGGAACCTCATCGACCTTTGCACAAAGCCTGAGTGATTGGGCGAGCGATGCGAGCCAGAAGGGTGAGTCTCTTGCAGTTGAGATGCCATACCGCCTGACAGAGGATGGTGGAAAGGATGGCAATCCCTTCCACGTTTTCGCCTATAGCTTTACGCTCGACAGCGGTAAGAAGGTGAAGAGTGTGGCGCTGCCGAATAATCGAAATGTAGTGGTGCTGGCGATAACACTGGTGCCGGGCAAAGAGTAA